Proteins from a single region of Deinococcus malanensis:
- a CDS encoding ABC transporter substrate-binding protein — protein MKKAIAIVGLTTALAAASQAGAVTVTLACGTVGQELQLCKEGAARWAKKTGNTVKIFESPNLTNDRLGLYQQQLAAKSSDIDVYQLDVVWPGLLSQHFVDLKGKIPASEVNAHFKGIVAANTVGGKLVSMPWFTDAGLLYYRTDLLKKYGYKAPPKTWAELATMARKIQSGEQKTNKAFAGFVFQGKNYEGLTCDALEWVSSFGGGTIVDESGKITINNPKAALALDTAAGWIRDISPKGVTTYDEEPSRGIFQSGNAAFMRNWPYAWALGQSADSKVKGKIGVAPLPAGVGGKPAATLGGWNLGVSQYSKNQAAAIDLVRYLTGPAEQKIRAIEGAYNPTITALYQDKAILAKNPFFGSLYGVFTNAVARPSGPTKSKYNQVSQAFSTTVSSVLNGNMKGQAAVAKLSTDLARIKGRGW, from the coding sequence ATGAAGAAAGCGATTGCTATCGTAGGTCTCACCACAGCTCTCGCCGCAGCCAGCCAGGCCGGGGCCGTCACAGTGACTCTTGCCTGCGGGACCGTGGGACAGGAGCTGCAGTTGTGCAAGGAAGGTGCTGCCCGCTGGGCCAAGAAGACGGGCAATACCGTCAAGATCTTTGAGAGCCCCAACCTGACGAACGACCGCCTTGGCCTGTACCAGCAGCAGCTGGCCGCCAAGAGCAGCGATATCGACGTGTATCAGCTCGACGTGGTCTGGCCCGGCCTCCTGTCCCAGCACTTCGTCGACCTCAAGGGCAAGATTCCCGCCAGTGAAGTCAACGCGCATTTCAAAGGCATCGTGGCGGCGAACACCGTGGGCGGCAAGCTGGTGTCCATGCCGTGGTTCACCGACGCCGGGCTGCTGTACTACCGCACCGACCTGCTGAAGAAGTACGGCTACAAGGCTCCCCCCAAGACCTGGGCGGAACTGGCCACCATGGCCCGCAAGATCCAGAGCGGCGAGCAGAAGACCAACAAGGCCTTTGCCGGCTTTGTCTTCCAGGGCAAGAACTATGAGGGCCTGACCTGTGACGCGCTGGAATGGGTCTCCTCCTTCGGCGGCGGCACCATCGTTGACGAGAGCGGCAAGATCACCATCAACAACCCCAAGGCAGCCCTGGCGCTAGACACCGCCGCAGGTTGGATCCGTGACATCAGCCCCAAAGGCGTCACGACCTACGATGAGGAACCGTCCCGCGGGATCTTCCAGTCGGGCAACGCGGCGTTCATGCGCAACTGGCCCTATGCCTGGGCCCTGGGCCAGAGTGCCGACAGCAAGGTCAAGGGCAAGATCGGCGTGGCGCCCCTACCTGCCGGTGTGGGCGGCAAGCCGGCAGCGACGCTCGGTGGCTGGAACCTCGGTGTGAGCCAGTACTCCAAGAACCAGGCCGCCGCGATTGACCTCGTGCGCTACCTGACCGGCCCTGCCGAGCAGAAGATTCGCGCCATCGAAGGTGCGTACAACCCCACCATCACTGCCCTGTATCAGGACAAGGCCATCCTGGCGAAGAACCCCTTCTTCGGCAGCCTGTACGGCGTGTTCACCAACGCGGTCGCGCGTCCTTCCGGCCCGACCAAGAGCAAGTACAACCAGGTCTCCCAGGCCTTCAGCACGACAGTCAGCAGCGTGCTCAACGGCAACATGAAGGGCCAGGCGGCTGTGGCCAAACTTTCGACCGACCTCGCGCGCATCAAGGGCCGCGGCTGGTAA